From the genome of Thermaerobacter marianensis DSM 12885:
CATGGCGGTGGTGCTGCAGGTCCTGGGGTTCGCCACGGTGCGCAGGCTGCACCGCACCCTGACGCGCCCCGGTCCGGCCGCCGCGGCGGCACCCCCGGCCGGGCGCGCTTGAGGCCGGGACATCAAGGAGGTGAAGCCGGTGAAGGTGGCGGTGATCAGCGACGTCCATGGCAACGGCCCGGCGCTGGAGGCCGTACTGGCCGACATCGACCGGCGGGGCGTCGACGCGGTGTACTGCCTGGGTGACGTCGTCCTTCAGGGGCCCCACGGGGCCGCGTGCGTCGACCGGTTGCGGGAGCGGGGCATCCCCACGGTGCGGGGCAATACCGACCGCTACCTGGCCGTGGACGGTGCCGTGCCGAACCTGGCGCCCGGCGAGGCGGACGCCTTCCTCCGCCCGTGGCGCGAGGCGCTGGGCCCCGAGCGGCTGGCCTGGCTGGGGGCGCTGCCCGAGCGTTTGGAGGTCCGCTGGGGAGAGGTGACGGCCCTGCTGGTCCACGGCTCCCCCCGCTCCGACGAGGAGCCCCTCCTCCCCTTCTCCACCGGCGGAGGAACCGGCCCGGGCGGCGGCGCCGCTTCCGCGGCCGGCGAGGGCGCCGGAGGCGGTGAAGGCGCCGGCGGGAGCCAGGGGCCTCTGACCAGTGTGTCGGCCCAGCTGGTCCTCTTCGGCCACCACCACCTGCAGCTGGCCTGGCGGCAGGAGGGCCGGTGGATGGTCGGGCCCGGCAGCGTGGGTATGCCCTTCGACGAGGACCCGCGGGCGGCCTACGTGCTGATCGAGGTGCGGGAGGGAGACGGGCCGGGTGCTCTGGACGTGACCCTGGTCCGGGTGCCCTACGACCTCGAGGCCACGCTGGCGGCCCACCGGGAGGCGGGGCTGGCGGATCACAACCCCCTCTACCCCGAGCAGCTGCGCCAGGCCCGGTTGCGCCCGCGTTGAGGTTCCGGCGGGCCAAGCCAGGCTGCGGGGAAAAGGGCTTTCCTCCCCGCGGCCC
Proteins encoded in this window:
- a CDS encoding metallophosphoesterase family protein, producing the protein MKVAVISDVHGNGPALEAVLADIDRRGVDAVYCLGDVVLQGPHGAACVDRLRERGIPTVRGNTDRYLAVDGAVPNLAPGEADAFLRPWREALGPERLAWLGALPERLEVRWGEVTALLVHGSPRSDEEPLLPFSTGGGTGPGGGAASAAGEGAGGGEGAGGSQGPLTSVSAQLVLFGHHHLQLAWRQEGRWMVGPGSVGMPFDEDPRAAYVLIEVREGDGPGALDVTLVRVPYDLEATLAAHREAGLADHNPLYPEQLRQARLRPR